One Spinacia oleracea cultivar Varoflay chromosome 4, BTI_SOV_V1, whole genome shotgun sequence DNA segment encodes these proteins:
- the LOC110802235 gene encoding uncharacterized protein, which produces MLSHFSLLHSPSLSSSSSALSLSSLAPLRRSLLRSLRRRNHNLTGKIFSVMDSQQSASVEQVTEDLKNQKLTHDSNRTKLKLEDLNWDHSFVRELPGDSRVDNNPRQVFHACYTKVSPSVEVDNPQLVAWSDSVAESLELDPKEFERPDFPLIFSGASPFFGSLPYAQCYGGHQFGTWAGQLGDGRAITLGELVNSKKERWEIQLKGAGKTPYSRFADGLAVLRSSIREFLCSEAMHSLGIPTTRALCLVTTGKFVVRDMFYDGNAKEEPGAIVCRVAPSFLRFGSYQLHAARGKEDLDIVRRLADYAIKHHFPHIENMNQSESLSFNTGFDEQSVVDLSSNKYAAWAVEVAERTASLFAGWQGVGFTHGVLNTDNMSILGLTIDYGPFGFLDAFDPSYTPNTTDLPGRRYCFANQPDIGLWNIAQFAATLQAANLLQDNEANYVMERYGTKFMDYYQAIMIKKLGLPKYNKDLISKLLNNMAVDKVDYTNFFRLLSNIKVDSSIPDSQLLTPLKAVLLDIGQERREAWTSWMKLYVQELASSGVPDEERKVAMDSVNPKYILRNYLCQSAIDAAEQGDFEEVRRVLKVMERPFDEQPGMEKYARLPPAWAYRPGVCMLSCSS; this is translated from the exons ATGCTTTCCCATTTCTCCCTTCTTCACtccccttctctctcctcctcctcctccgccctctctctctcctccctcgcCCCTCTCCGCCGCTCCCTCCTCCGCTCCCTTCGCCGCCGTAATCACAACCTCACCGGGAAAATCTTCTCAGTGATGGATTCTCAACAGAGTGCTTCGGTTGAACAGGTGACCGAGGATTTGAAGAATCAGAAGCTGACCCATGATAGTAATCGTACTaaattgaagcttgaagacCTTAATTGGGATCATTCCTTTGTTCGTGAATTGCCCGGTGATTCTAGGGTTGATAATAACCCTCGTCAG GTCTTTCATGCTTGCTATACAAAAGTTTCACCCTCTGTAGAGGTGGATAACCCGCAACTTGTTGCATGGTCTGATTCAGTTGCTGAATCTCTTGAATTAGATCCTAAAGA GTTTGAGCGACCTGATTTTCCACTAATATTTTCTGGGGCGTCCCCATTTTTCGGATC ATTGCCGTATGCTCAATGTTATGGTGGTCATCAGTTTGGCACATGGGCTGGTCAGTTGGGTGATGGCCGGGCAATTACATTGGGTGAGCTTGTGAATTCAAAGAAAGAAAGGTGGGAAATACAACTGAAAGGCGCTGGCAAGACCCCATACAGCCGCTTTGCAGATGGGCTGGCCGTTCTTCGTAGTAGCATTCGAGAATTCCTTTGCAGTGAAGCCATGCATAGTCTTGGAATCCCCACAACACGTGCCCTTTGTCTCGTAACTACTGGGAAATTTGTCGTCCGAGATATGTTTTACGA TGGCAATGCAAAGGAAGAACCCGGTGCTATTGTCTGTAGAGTTGCTCCTTCCTTTTTGCGTTTCGGTTCATATCAGTTACATGCCGCTAGAGGAAAAGAGGATCTCGATATTGTTCGACGTCTTGCAGATTATGCCATCAAGCATCACTTCCCCCATATCGAGAATATGAATCAGAGTGAAAGTTTGTCTTTTAACACAGGCTTTGATGAACAGTCTGTTGTGGATCTCAGCTCTAATAAATATGCAG CTTGGGCAGTCGAAGTTGCTGAGCGTACTGCTTCATTGTTTGCTGGCTGGCAGGGGGTCGGTTTCACACACGGTGTTCTAAACACTGACAATATGAGCATATTGGGCCTTACAATTGATTACGGCCCATTCGGTTTCTTAGATGCTTTTGATCCAAGTTATACCCCAAACACAACTGATCTTCCTGGTAGAAGATACTGCTTTGCAAATCAACCTGATATAGGCTTGTGGAACATTGCACAGTTTGCTGCGACCTTACAAGCAGCTAACTTGCTTCAGGATAATGAGGCTAATTATGTCATGGAAAG ATATGGGACTAAATTTATGGATTACTACCAAGCTATTATGATTAAAAAACTCGGACTGCCAAAATACAATAAAGATTTGATCAGCAAACTTCTTAACAACATGGCCGTTGACAAAGTTGATTACACAAACTTCTTTCGACTACTTTCCAATATCAAAGTTGACTCCAGTATTCCGGATTCCCAGCTATTGACCCCCCTGAAGGCTGTTCTGCTAGATATTGGCCAAGAGCGCAGGGAGGCGTGGACGAGCTGGATGAAATTATATGTGCAAGAG CTCGCTTCTAGTGGAGTTCCCGACGAAGAGAGGAAGGTTGCTATGGATTCCGTGAATCCAAAGTACATCCTCCGAAATTATTTATGCCAAAGTGCCATTGATGCAGCCGAACAAGGGGACTTTGAAGAGGTACGTAGGGTATTAAAAGTCATGGAAAGACCGTTTGATGAGCAACCCGGGATGGAGAAATATGCCCGCTTACCTCCCGCTTGGGCTTATCGGCCCGGCGTCTGTATGCTCTCCTGTTCTTCGTGA
- the LOC110802220 gene encoding protein EMSY-LIKE 3, with translation MEYDLSDSSGTDDDLPPPHQNRFARNARVAGNGRSAVAASAPYPRMPNNDMETQIHIIEQDAYCSVLRAFKAQSDAISWEKESLITELRKELRVSDEEHRELLSRVNNDDMIRRIREWRQTNGQSGMISSSQPVHESVPSPTVSASRKKQKTGQSVSALSVGAPSPTLHPHSSMQPSSSNLKRAPPPGARAKKPKPSLPYPSTAPPGRPQVANRSSSGTFVANDPEDAKKIGKKVWTRWPEDNNFYEAVITDFKEGRHALVYDMNTASEAWEWVNLKEISDEDIKWEGEDSGVSHRGGGRTGQGRGFKKSSSARGGAVAGAGRGRGTLKGQPKKDLLMPQNGIGRKGLGEIELLHTDNLIKEVEKVFSANHPDPMEVEKAKRVLKEHEQALMDAISRLQDASDGESDGGEPNRPFSQSQGQSMDREQGWRKRQYDELGGEGGGGGDKGRVASEKKQEA, from the exons ATGGAGTACGATCTTTCCGATAGCAGTG GAACGGATGATGATCTTCCACCACCTCATCAAAATAGATTTGCTAGAAACGCACGCGTAGCTGGGAATGGAAGATCCGCAGTTGCTGCCTCTGCCCCATATCCAAGGATGCCGAATAATGACATGGAAACGCAAATTCATATTATTGAACAGGACGCGTACTGTTCTGTATTGCGGGCTTTCAAGGCTCAATCCGATGCTATTTCTTGG GAGAAAGAAAGTTTGATAACAGAACTAAGGAAAGAGCTGAGGGTATCAGACGAGGAACACAGAGAGCTCCTATCACGGGTCAACAATGATGATATGATCCGGAGAATAAG GGAGTGGAGACAAACAAATGGACAATCAGGGATGATTAGCTCTTCGCAACCTGTTCATGAATCTGTACCAAGTCCAACTGTTTCAGCATCACGTAAGAAACAGAAAACAGGGCAGTCAGTGTCGGCATTATCTGTTGGTGCACCTTCTCCGACCTTGCATCCGCACTCATCCATGCAACCATCTTCATCAAATTTGAAACGAGCCCCTCCTCCAGGAGCACGAGCCAAGAAACCCAAACCA TCTTTGCCGTACCCTTCAACTGCTCCCCCAGGAAGGCCTCAGGTTGCCAATCGTAGCTCATCTGGTACCTTTGTTGCTAATGATCCTGAGGATGCTAAGAAGATCGGGAAAAAAGTGTGGACAAGGTGGCCAGAAGATAACAATTTCTACGAGGCAGTAATAACAGACTTTAAAGAG GGCCggcatgctttagtttatgataTGAATACAGCAAGTGAAGCATGGGAGTGGGTTAATCTTAAAGAG ATATCCGATGAAGACATAAAGTGGGAGGGTGAGGATTCTGGAGTTTCTCATAGAGGTGGTGGTCGAACTGGTCAAGGTCGTGGTTTTAAGAAGTCTTCTTCAGCCCGTGGTGGGGCTGTTGCTGGTGCAGGAAGAGGTCGTGGTACCTTGAAGGGCCAACCCAAGAAGGATTTACTTATGCCCCAAAATGGTATTGGAAGAAAAGGATTAGGAGAGATTGAATTACTTCATACTGATAATCTAATTAAAGAG GTTGAGAAAGTTTTTAGTGCTAATCACCCTGACCCAATGGAGGTTGAGAAAGCCAAAAGAGTGTTAAAA GAGCATGAACAAGCATTGATGGATGCTATTTCTAGGCTTCAGGATGCATCTGATGGTGAAAGTG ATGGTGGAGAGCCGAATCGTCCATTCTCACAATCACAAGGACAGTCAATGGACCGAGAGCAAGGGTGGAGGAAACGGCAGTATGATGAATTGGGAGGAGaaggcggcggtggtggtgatAAAGGCCGAGTTGCCTCGGAAAAGAAGCAAGAAGCTTAG
- the LOC110802226 gene encoding uncharacterized protein: MSSESVTIEGSDGINLRSRIFKPNKDIKDDDLGIVLVHPYSVLGGCQSLLRGMATGLANAGYLAVTFDMRGVGRSTGSKSISGFSEVKDVVSVCKWVCENLSVHRILLVGSSAGAPIAGSAVDQVEQIVGYVSIGYPFGLMASILFGRHHKAILQSTKPKLFVMGTRDGFTSVKQLQNKLSSASGRIETHLIEGASHFQMEGPDFDSQMVDLISRFAESI; this comes from the exons atgtCAAGTGAATCAGTGACTATTGAGGGAAGTGATGGAATTAATCTTAGGTCAAGAATCTTTAAACCCAACAAAGATATCAAAGATGATGATTTGGGTATTGTATTGGTTCATCCATACTCAGTTTTAGGAGGTTGTCAGAGTTTATTGAGAGGAATGGCAACTGGGTTAGCAAATGCTGGTTATTTGGCTGTTACTTTTGATATGAGAGGGGTTGGTAGGTCAACTGGTAGTAAATCaatttctgggttttctgaAGTCAAGGATGTTGTTTCTGTTTGCAAATGGGTTTGTGAAAATCTCTCTGTTCATAGGATTCTGCTTGTGGGTTCTTCTGCAG GTGCACCAATTGCAGGTTCAGCTGTTGATCAAGTCGAGCAAATAGTCGGTTATGTGAGTATAGGATACCCATTTGGTTTGATGGCCTCAATCCTCTTTGGAAGGCACCATAAAGCTATTTTGCAGTCTACAAAACCAAAGCTTTTCGTTATGGGAACTCGAGATGGTTTTACCAGTGTCAAACAGTTGCAGAATAAGCTAAGCTCGGCTTCAGGCCGTATCGAGACTCATCTTATTGAAGGTGCTAGCCATTTTCAGATGGAAGGTCCTGATTTTGATTCTCAGATGGTTGATTTGATTTCCAGGTTTGCAGAATCTATTTAG